A single window of Cytobacillus dafuensis DNA harbors:
- the speB gene encoding agmatinase, with protein sequence MVRFDEAYSGNVFIKSHPNYEESEAVIYGMPMDWTVSYRPGSRFGPARIREVSIGLEEYSAYLDRELEEVKYYDAGDIPLPFGNAQKSLDLIEEFIDKLLAENKFPIGMGGEHLVSWPVIKAMYKKYPDLAIIHMDAHTDLRENYEGEPLSHSTPIRKACDLMGPQNIYSFGIRSGMKEEFQWAKEVGMHISKFDVLEPLKEILPTLAGRPVYVTIDIDVLDPAHAPGTGTVDAGGITSKELLASIHEIARSNVKVVGCDLVEVAPIYDPSEQTANTASKLIREMILGWVK encoded by the coding sequence ATGGTACGTTTTGATGAAGCTTACTCTGGTAATGTTTTTATAAAAAGCCATCCAAATTATGAAGAAAGTGAAGCGGTCATTTACGGAATGCCGATGGATTGGACAGTAAGCTATCGTCCAGGCTCCCGTTTTGGCCCAGCGCGCATTCGTGAGGTCTCCATTGGACTTGAAGAGTACAGTGCTTATTTAGACCGAGAATTAGAAGAAGTGAAATATTATGATGCCGGTGATATCCCTCTTCCATTCGGGAATGCGCAAAAAAGTCTTGATTTAATTGAAGAATTCATTGATAAGCTTTTAGCTGAAAATAAATTCCCTATCGGAATGGGCGGAGAGCACCTCGTCTCTTGGCCAGTTATCAAGGCAATGTATAAGAAATATCCGGACCTAGCTATCATTCACATGGATGCTCACACTGATTTACGTGAGAATTACGAAGGGGAGCCACTATCTCATTCAACTCCAATTCGAAAAGCATGTGATTTAATGGGACCGCAAAACATTTACTCATTTGGAATCCGCTCTGGTATGAAGGAAGAATTCCAATGGGCGAAAGAAGTCGGTATGCATATTTCCAAATTTGATGTCCTAGAGCCATTGAAGGAAATCCTTCCGACACTTGCAGGACGCCCAGTGTATGTTACAATCGACATCGATGTGCTTGACCCGGCACATGCACCTGGAACAGGAACGGTTGATGCAGGGGGCATTACATCGAAGGAGCTCTTAGCTTCTATCCATGAAATCGCCCGTTCCAATGTGAAAGTCGTCGGCTGCGACCTCGTGGAAGTAGCGCCAATCTATGATCCATCTGAACAAACAGCGAACACAGCAAGCAAGTTGATTCGCGAAATGATTCTTGGGTGGGTAAAATAG